A genomic segment from Triticum dicoccoides isolate Atlit2015 ecotype Zavitan chromosome 1A, WEW_v2.0, whole genome shotgun sequence encodes:
- the LOC119314175 gene encoding calcium-dependent protein kinase 14-like: MAMCCRWFRKSHPAASGSSRPDGGSSGGPSSASPSTAPQHVKPPAPIGPVLGRPMEDVKSIYNVGKELGRGQFGVTSLCTQKATGQKLACKTISKRKLSTKEDVEDVRREVQIMYHLAGQPGVVELKGAYEDKHAVHLVMELCAGGELFDRIIAKGHYTERAAAALVRTIMGIIHTCHTMGVIHRDLKPENFLLLSKEENAPLKATDFGLSVFFKEGEVFRDIVGSAYYIAPEVLKRNYGPQADIWSVGVMLYILLCGVPPFWAQSEHGIFNSILRGQVDFNSDPWPRISGGAKDLVRKMLTSDPRRRISAHDVLNHPWIKEDGEAPDTLIDNAVLGRLKQFTAMNQFKKAALRVIAGCLSEEEIRGLKEMFKSMDSDNSGTITVDELRKGLAKKGTKLSEAEVQQLMEAADADGNGMIDYDEFITATMHMNRMDREEHLYTAFQYFDKDNSGYITIEELEQALKEKGLMDGRDIKDIISEVDADHDGRINYTEFVAMMRKGAPEAANPKKRRDVML; this comes from the exons ATGGCCATGTGCTGCCGGTGGTTCCGGAAGTCCCATCCCGCGGCCTCTGGCTCGTCCCGCCCCGACGGCGGGAGCTCCGGCGGGCCGTCCTCCGCGTCGCCCTCCACCGCGCCGCAGCACGTCAAGCCCCCCGCCCCGATCGGCCCCGTCCTCGGCCGGCCCATGGAGGACGTCAAGAGCATCTACAACGTCGGCAAGGAGCTGGGGCGCGGGCAGTTCGGCGTCACGTCGCTGTGCACGCAGAAGGCGACGGGCCAGAAGCTGGCGTGCAAGACCATCAGCAAGCGGAAGCTGTCCACCAAGGAGGACGTGGAGGACGTCCGGCGGGAGGTGCAGATCATGTACCACCTGGCGGGCCAGCCCGGGGTGGTGGAGCTCAAGGGCGCCTACGAGGACAAGCACGCGGTGCACCTGGTCATGGAGCTctgcgccggcggcgagctcttcgaCCGGATCATCGCCAAGGGCCACTACACGGAGCGCGCCGCCGCGGCGCTCGTCCGCACCATCATGGGGATCATCCACACCTGCCACACCATGGGCGTCATCCACCGCGACCTCAAGCCCGAGAACTTCCTCCTCCTCAGCAAAGAAGAGAACGCGCCGCTCAAGGCCACCGACTTCGGCCTCTCCGTCTTCTTCAAGGAGGGGGAGGTCTTCCGGGACATCGTCGGCAGCGCCTACTACATCGCGCCGGAGGTGCTGAAGCGGAACTACGGGCCCCAGGCCGACATCTGGAGCGTCGGCGTCATGCTCTACATCCTGCTCTGCGGCGTCCCGCCCTTCTGGGCGCAGTCGGAGCACGGCATCTTCAACTCCATCCTGAGAGGGCAGGTGGACTTCAACAGCGACCCGTGGCCGCGCATCTCCGGCGGCGCCAAGGACCTCGTCAGGAAGATGCTCACCTCCGACCCCAGGAGGAGGATTTCCGCGCACGACGTCCTCA ACCATCCATGGATAAAAGAGGACGGCGAGGCGCCCGACACGCTGATCGACAACGCCGTCCTTGGCAGGCTCAAGCAGTTCACAGCTATGAACCAGTTCAAGAAGGCGGCGCTAAGG GTGATCGCGGGGTGCTTGTCGGAGGAGGAGATCAGGGGGCTGAAGGAGATGTTCAAGAGCATGGACTCGGACAACAGCGGCACCATCACCGTGGACGAGCTGCGGAAGGGGCTGGCCAAGAAGGGCACCAAGCTCTCCGAAGCGGAGGTCCAGCAGCTGATGGAGGCC GCGGACGCGGACGGGAACGGCATGATCGACTACGACGAGTTCATCACGGCGACGATGCACATGAACAGGATGGACCGGGAGGAGCACCTCTACACCGCCTTCCAGTACTTCGACAAGGACAACAGCGGGTACATCACGATCGAGGAGCTGGAGCAGGCCCTCAAGGAGAAAGGCCTGATGGACGGCCGGGACATCAAGGACATCATATCGGAGGTCGACGCCGACCAC GACGGGCGGATCAACTACACGGAGTTCGTGGCGATGATGAGGAAGGGGGCCCCGGAGGCGGCCAACCCCAAGAAGCGCCGCGACGTCATGCTGTAG